A genomic region of Roseofilum casamattae BLCC-M143 contains the following coding sequences:
- a CDS encoding sensor histidine kinase — protein MFQATRRRLAIWYTTVTAILLLCFAIGIYEYVRATLIDRIDDTLNHVVEVVERSLILDREESARTRINLEISFPDKVEPRDDDRIDLEWFSPTGELLWSTWESPLNIPLSESPMGQTVQVARSPGNSWDETNSNVLLRQMTDRVQIEGELLGYLRASHPWFEVTKPTRKLLVDLVAIIGITVICVAAIGWFLSGIAMEPVRLSYLQLKQFTSDASHELRNPIATIQTNVQVALADPNLDRSDRHYLDIIERLSRRMGRLVNDLLFLARQDSGMVAEPWQPVPLDALAMQAVEEQNSLARSRQLNLQLTLESAANTSSDDEPFTIGGNEDQLMRLFTNLISNALQYTSRGGEVEVSLRSLISQPKNPGVEIQIKDNGIGIAKADIPYLFDRFYRVDPSRRRHSSNLETEVTAGSGLGLAIVKAIVDNHRGSIKIESQPTQGTTITVVLPV, from the coding sequence ATGTTTCAAGCCACTCGCCGGCGTTTAGCAATTTGGTATACCACCGTAACGGCAATCTTGCTCCTTTGTTTTGCTATTGGTATTTACGAATACGTGCGCGCTACCCTAATCGATCGCATTGACGACACTTTAAATCATGTCGTCGAAGTCGTCGAGCGATCGCTCATTCTCGATCGCGAAGAATCTGCCCGAACTCGGATTAATTTAGAAATTAGTTTTCCGGATAAAGTCGAACCCAGAGACGACGATCGCATTGACTTAGAATGGTTTAGCCCGACGGGAGAATTATTGTGGTCAACCTGGGAAAGTCCGCTGAATATTCCGCTCTCGGAAAGTCCCATGGGGCAAACAGTGCAAGTGGCGCGATCGCCGGGAAATTCCTGGGATGAAACCAACTCTAATGTTCTCTTGCGACAAATGACCGATCGCGTACAAATTGAAGGCGAACTTTTAGGGTATTTGCGCGCGAGCCATCCCTGGTTTGAAGTCACCAAACCCACGCGAAAATTACTGGTAGATTTAGTTGCTATTATTGGAATAACCGTGATTTGCGTTGCTGCCATTGGTTGGTTTTTATCCGGAATAGCCATGGAACCGGTTCGCCTCAGTTATCTGCAACTCAAGCAATTTACCTCCGATGCGTCTCACGAGTTGCGCAATCCTATTGCCACCATTCAAACCAACGTGCAAGTTGCCTTAGCCGATCCCAATCTCGATCGCAGCGATCGCCACTATTTAGACATTATCGAACGACTTTCCCGGCGCATGGGACGACTGGTTAACGATCTCTTATTTTTAGCTCGACAAGATAGCGGTATGGTTGCCGAACCCTGGCAACCGGTTCCTCTAGATGCGCTGGCGATGCAAGCAGTTGAAGAACAAAATTCTCTGGCGCGATCGCGACAGCTTAATTTACAATTAACGTTGGAATCTGCTGCGAATACTTCCTCCGATGACGAACCATTTACTATCGGTGGAAATGAAGACCAGTTAATGCGTTTATTCACCAATTTAATTAGTAATGCCTTGCAATATACATCTAGAGGAGGAGAGGTAGAAGTCAGTTTGCGATCGCTGATTTCCCAACCGAAAAATCCCGGCGTCGAAATCCAAATTAAAGATAATGGCATTGGTATCGCCAAAGCCGATATTCCTTATCTTTTCGATCGCTTTTATCGCGTCGATCCTTCTCGCCGTCGCCATAGTAGCAACTTGGAGACTGAAGTTACCGCCGGATCGGGATTGGGATTAGCTATTGTTAAAGCAATTGTCGATAATCATCGCGGAAGTATTAAAATTGAATCGCAACCCACTCAAGGCACAACCATCACCGTAGTTTTGCCCGTATAG
- the nrdR gene encoding transcriptional regulator NrdR, translated as MRCPFCQHTENRVLESRSAEGDHSVRRRRECLGCKRRFTTYERIELMATTVVKRNGDRELFDRSKVVKGMLCACAKTGITEATLTRIVEELEADLQQRRQREISSDEIGDWALRQLRKMSDVAYIRFASVFEEFRGIDDFVRVLKRLQPDSSYGKPVETLPVMNDEELHDRAETPAAPVSWMGRETTRGHIGLSPR; from the coding sequence ATGCGATGTCCATTCTGCCAACATACAGAAAATCGGGTGCTAGAATCCCGTTCTGCTGAAGGAGACCACAGCGTGCGCCGACGGCGAGAGTGCCTGGGGTGCAAGCGTCGCTTTACAACTTACGAGCGGATCGAGTTGATGGCAACAACAGTGGTGAAGCGCAATGGCGATCGCGAACTGTTCGATCGCTCGAAGGTGGTCAAAGGAATGCTTTGTGCTTGTGCGAAGACCGGAATTACGGAGGCGACCTTAACTAGAATTGTAGAGGAGCTAGAAGCCGATCTGCAGCAGCGCCGCCAGCGAGAGATCTCTAGCGATGAAATTGGAGACTGGGCGTTGCGCCAACTGCGTAAAATGAGCGATGTGGCTTATATTCGCTTTGCCTCAGTGTTCGAGGAATTTCGAGGAATTGATGATTTTGTGCGGGTATTGAAGCGCTTGCAACCGGACTCGAGTTATGGCAAACCGGTGGAAACCTTGCCGGTAATGAACGATGAGGAATTGCACGATCGCGCGGAAACTCCAGCAGCTCCTGTATCCTGGATGGGACGGGAAACGACCAGAGGACACATTGGCCTGAGTCCGAGATGA
- a CDS encoding ATP-binding protein, which produces MIPLGSVVQGSLSKGLEIRLHADISVEEMRVGKFLVIHGRRSRFFCLLTDVTLGTASPRILANPPDPNNLFLQEVLAGSSTYATLEVTPMLMITPEAGENRESPAISDTSFASLTPQTSADFTLRPVKTIPSHFSQVYEAQELDFRTVFGWEDDPHRHNFSIGKPVDMDVPVCIDLDRFVERSNGIFGKSGTGKSFLARLLLSGIIKQKVGVNLIFDMHSEYGWEAVCEGKSISTAKGLRQLFPSQVQVYTLDPASAKRRGIRDAEELYLSFDQIEVEDLALVAQELNLSEASLDSALLLKNQLGKNWILDLLNMGNEDIQEFCLENNGNKSSITALQRKLNRLTQLKYLRNVCRQNTFQQILDTLAAGKHVVIEFGSQANLLSYMLATNMFTRRIHQAYVRKAETFLQSKKQSDRPLPLVITIEEAHRFLDPKISNQTIFGTIAREMRKYFVTLLVVDQRPSGIDKEVMSQMGTRVTALLNDDKDIDAIFTGVSGAGNLRSVLSKLDSKQQALVLGHAVPMPVVVQTRPYDSQFYSEIGETAWEEASDAEIFAAEEEALSDLGF; this is translated from the coding sequence ATGATTCCTCTCGGTTCCGTCGTTCAAGGCTCGCTATCCAAAGGTTTAGAAATCCGTCTCCATGCCGATATTTCGGTGGAAGAAATGCGAGTCGGAAAATTTCTGGTAATTCATGGAAGGCGATCGCGTTTTTTCTGCTTGCTAACTGATGTAACTCTCGGAACAGCGAGTCCGCGTATTTTAGCCAATCCTCCCGATCCGAATAACCTATTTTTACAAGAAGTTTTAGCCGGGAGCAGCACCTATGCCACCTTAGAAGTGACTCCCATGTTAATGATTACGCCGGAAGCCGGAGAAAATCGCGAATCTCCAGCCATTTCCGACACTAGTTTTGCCTCATTAACACCACAAACCTCTGCCGATTTTACCCTGAGACCGGTGAAAACTATTCCCAGTCATTTCAGCCAAGTTTACGAAGCGCAAGAACTGGATTTCCGCACCGTATTTGGTTGGGAAGACGACCCCCATCGCCATAACTTTTCCATTGGTAAACCCGTGGATATGGACGTTCCAGTTTGCATTGACTTAGACCGCTTTGTCGAACGCAGTAATGGTATTTTTGGTAAATCCGGAACTGGGAAATCTTTTCTCGCGCGCCTCCTCCTTTCCGGCATTATTAAACAAAAAGTCGGCGTTAATTTAATCTTCGATATGCACTCCGAATATGGCTGGGAAGCGGTATGCGAAGGAAAATCGATTAGTACCGCCAAAGGACTGCGCCAACTCTTTCCCTCCCAAGTGCAAGTTTATACCCTAGACCCCGCCTCAGCCAAGCGGCGCGGCATTCGCGATGCGGAAGAACTCTATCTCAGTTTCGACCAAATTGAAGTAGAAGATTTAGCCTTAGTGGCACAAGAGCTGAACTTATCAGAAGCCAGTTTAGACAGTGCCTTGCTCCTGAAAAATCAGTTAGGCAAAAACTGGATTCTCGATTTACTTAATATGGGGAATGAAGATATCCAAGAATTTTGCTTAGAAAATAATGGAAATAAATCCTCAATTACTGCCTTACAGCGCAAACTCAATCGCCTCACACAATTAAAATATTTACGCAATGTCTGTCGGCAAAATACCTTTCAGCAAATCCTCGATACTCTAGCCGCCGGAAAGCATGTAGTCATTGAATTTGGCTCCCAAGCTAACCTACTTTCTTATATGTTAGCCACCAATATGTTTACCCGCCGCATTCATCAAGCTTACGTGCGCAAAGCCGAAACTTTTTTACAAAGCAAAAAACAGAGCGATCGCCCCCTTCCTTTAGTCATTACGATTGAAGAAGCGCATCGTTTTCTCGATCCCAAAATTAGCAACCAAACTATTTTTGGTACCATTGCTCGGGAAATGCGAAAATATTTTGTCACCCTGTTAGTTGTCGATCAACGACCGTCCGGAATTGATAAAGAAGTCATGTCGCAAATGGGCACCAGAGTTACAGCTTTATTAAACGACGATAAAGATATTGATGCGATTTTTACTGGCGTTTCGGGAGCGGGAAATTTGCGATCGGTTTTGTCAAAATTAGATTCAAAACAACAAGCTTTAGTCTTAGGACATGCCGTCCCCATGCCAGTCGTCGTGCAAACCCGACCTTATGATTCCCAATTCTATAGTGAAATTGGCGAAACAGCCTGGGAAGAAGCGAGCGACGCAGAAATTTTTGCCGCCGAAGAAGAAGCGCTCAGCGACCTCGGATTTTAA
- a CDS encoding CAP family protein: MGLGLFGAYKEYQMLLPIAHSATYNRHITDERAETMLKMPRLLAIALLLTGSTILLPTSEQSKASAQVNSTAMVNAHNQWRQQVGSPPLVWSNELAQVAQDWANQLVKKGRMEHRPNSQYGENIYWGRGRRASAKDVVDAWGSEVKDFRNGVFPDVSRTGNWADVGHYTQVVWKDTTEVGCGMARANDNAEYWVCNYNPPGNFQGRRPF, from the coding sequence ATGGGACTCGGGTTATTTGGAGCATATAAAGAGTACCAGATGCTGCTGCCGATCGCCCATTCCGCGACCTATAATCGTCACATAACCGATGAGAGAGCTGAGACGATGTTAAAAATGCCCCGTTTATTGGCGATCGCCCTTTTACTGACCGGTAGTACGATCTTATTACCGACTTCAGAACAAAGCAAAGCATCCGCCCAAGTTAATTCTACAGCCATGGTGAATGCCCATAACCAATGGCGACAGCAAGTCGGCTCTCCACCACTGGTGTGGTCGAATGAGTTAGCACAAGTGGCGCAAGACTGGGCGAATCAACTGGTCAAAAAAGGCAGAATGGAGCATCGTCCGAACAGTCAGTATGGGGAAAATATCTACTGGGGACGAGGCAGACGAGCGTCCGCTAAAGATGTGGTCGATGCTTGGGGAAGCGAAGTCAAAGATTTCCGCAATGGCGTATTTCCCGATGTCTCGAGGACGGGAAACTGGGCGGATGTCGGTCATTACACGCAAGTGGTGTGGAAAGACACTACCGAAGTTGGCTGTGGAATGGCGCGCGCGAACGATAATGCGGAATACTGGGTTTGTAACTACAACCCTCCCGGAAATTTCCAAGGTCGTCGTCCGTTTTAA
- a CDS encoding Uma2 family endonuclease, with product MVYKLPTLFIDDDSLYPESDGQPVGENTTQFRLIMMIQGGLDALFKDVEDVFVAGDLFWYPVQLTEEEISKQKKPSRQAPDVMVAFGVRKKDRPSYKQWEEEDIAPQVVFEIISPSNSKEEMQKKFEFYQTHGVEEYYAYNPKGNRLEGWLRSGERLETISEMEGWTSPRLGVSFTTVSGELRLVAPNDEQLATYVDLVQERDRQRLEKERERLDKELESQRANSERRRANSAESERDRQQQRANAAELERDRERLEKERAQDTVQKLRDRLRQLGVDPDSVE from the coding sequence ATGGTATACAAACTGCCAACCCTATTCATTGACGATGACTCTCTCTATCCGGAAAGTGACGGTCAGCCTGTGGGTGAAAATACAACACAGTTCCGCTTGATTATGATGATTCAAGGGGGACTCGATGCTCTGTTTAAAGATGTGGAAGATGTCTTCGTTGCCGGAGATTTATTTTGGTATCCCGTTCAGCTTACGGAAGAGGAGATCTCCAAGCAGAAAAAACCATCTCGACAAGCACCTGATGTGATGGTGGCGTTCGGCGTTCGGAAGAAAGATCGTCCCTCTTATAAACAATGGGAAGAAGAGGATATTGCACCACAAGTGGTCTTTGAGATTATTTCTCCGAGCAATAGCAAGGAGGAGATGCAGAAAAAGTTTGAATTTTATCAGACTCATGGGGTTGAAGAATATTATGCGTATAACCCCAAGGGAAACCGTCTGGAAGGATGGCTCAGAAGTGGCGAGAGATTAGAAACGATCTCGGAAATGGAGGGATGGACGAGTCCGCGCTTAGGAGTGAGTTTTACCACAGTGTCAGGAGAATTACGACTGGTGGCGCCCAATGACGAGCAGTTGGCAACTTATGTGGATTTGGTACAAGAGCGCGATCGCCAACGCCTCGAAAAAGAACGGGAGCGCTTGGACAAAGAGCTAGAGAGCCAGCGGGCTAACAGCGAGCGGCGTAGAGCTAATAGTGCGGAGTCGGAGCGCGATCGCCAACAGCAAAGAGCCAATGCTGCTGAGTTGGAGCGCGATCGCGAACGCCTGGAGAAGGAACGGGCACAAGATACGGTACAAAAGTTGCGCGATCGCCTGCGACAATTAGGAGTCGATCCCGATAGTGTCGAGTAA
- a CDS encoding photosystem II reaction center protein T — MESTVYILVLALALGTLFFAIAFRDPPKIGK; from the coding sequence ATGGAAAGCACCGTTTACATATTAGTTCTAGCATTAGCTCTAGGAACGCTGTTTTTTGCGATCGCCTTTCGCGATCCCCCGAAAATTGGTAAATAG
- a CDS encoding TldD/PmbA family protein, producing the protein MLSATNSSQNCQDWNNYGEQLLDLAAKAGAEAAEVYQSQSRSNPIFFEANRLKSVLTNHSEGVALRLWKNGQPGLAVSHGRVDPNTLVEKAIALSQLNPPAEYIELTPGTQQDYPNLGSWVETKQLLTWGEHAISSLRETYSDILCSAELDCEAETTRLLNSLGLDCGYTDTTLSSYLNVEWVRGDDFCSIGDGEIERYALNLSKTVKRIQESLQCCKRNVDPPRGRVPILFTAKAADLLWDTLSAALNGKQVFERASPWAEKQGELVTSEQLTLSQDPSFGPYSWPFDDEGTLTQPLVLIQDGVLQNFYCDRTIGRLLGTGSTGNGYRPNLGSYPTPSLCNLIISGGQEQSFEDLVASLDDALIVDQILGSGGGISGDFSINVDLGYRIKDGEILGRVKDTMVAGNIYHCLRHLIELGGDREWNGSCYTPSVIIEGLSITGKQH; encoded by the coding sequence CTGCTATCTGCAACTAACTCCTCCCAGAATTGCCAAGATTGGAATAACTATGGCGAACAGCTATTAGACTTAGCGGCCAAAGCAGGAGCCGAAGCAGCAGAAGTCTATCAATCTCAATCGCGCTCCAACCCTATTTTCTTTGAAGCTAACCGTCTCAAGAGCGTCCTCACCAATCATAGCGAGGGAGTTGCCCTGCGATTGTGGAAAAACGGACAGCCGGGATTAGCGGTTTCCCACGGGCGAGTTGACCCCAATACTTTAGTCGAAAAAGCGATCGCTCTGTCCCAGCTCAATCCTCCTGCAGAATATATCGAACTCACTCCGGGAACTCAACAAGATTATCCTAACCTCGGGAGTTGGGTGGAAACCAAACAATTATTAACGTGGGGCGAACACGCTATCTCCTCTCTCCGAGAAACCTACAGCGATATCTTGTGCAGCGCCGAACTCGACTGCGAAGCAGAAACCACGCGCTTGCTGAACTCCTTGGGATTAGATTGTGGCTATACCGACACCACCTTAAGCAGTTACCTCAATGTGGAATGGGTGCGAGGCGACGATTTTTGTAGCATCGGCGATGGAGAAATCGAACGTTACGCTCTGAATTTATCCAAAACAGTGAAACGAATTCAAGAGAGTTTGCAGTGCTGCAAGCGTAATGTCGATCCTCCTAGGGGGCGGGTTCCGATCTTATTTACGGCGAAAGCTGCCGATCTGCTCTGGGATACTCTCAGTGCTGCGCTCAATGGCAAACAAGTGTTCGAGAGAGCTTCGCCTTGGGCAGAAAAACAAGGAGAACTGGTCACTTCCGAGCAATTGACTCTCTCTCAAGACCCGAGTTTCGGTCCTTATAGCTGGCCCTTTGACGATGAAGGAACCCTAACTCAACCTCTGGTCTTAATTCAAGATGGAGTATTGCAAAATTTTTATTGCGATCGCACCATCGGTCGGCTTTTGGGAACGGGAAGTACCGGTAACGGTTACCGACCTAACCTGGGCAGCTATCCCACGCCTTCGTTATGCAACCTCATTATCTCCGGCGGACAAGAGCAGTCCTTCGAGGACTTGGTGGCATCTCTCGATGATGCTCTCATTGTCGATCAAATTCTCGGCTCGGGTGGTGGAATTTCTGGAGACTTCTCCATTAATGTAGACTTAGGTTACCGGATTAAAGATGGAGAAATTTTAGGACGGGTGAAAGATACCATGGTTGCCGGTAATATCTATCACTGTTTGAGACACTTGATTGAATTAGGAGGCGATCGCGAATGGAATGGTTCTTGTTACACCCCATCAGTCATTATTGAAGGACTATCAATTACTGGCAAACAGCATTAG
- a CDS encoding TIGR02450 family Trp-rich protein, whose protein sequence is MMKKQRFPFLVGSKWTARQTTWGWRHFQVVNRKNQGKFVFAEMVASCDEEVRFWLNATQLKDRSLWQPGWQTLQEIKENKQDNPLEEV, encoded by the coding sequence ATGATGAAAAAACAACGATTTCCGTTTTTAGTTGGCTCCAAATGGACGGCGCGCCAAACGACCTGGGGATGGCGACACTTTCAGGTGGTGAATCGAAAAAATCAAGGAAAATTTGTCTTTGCAGAAATGGTTGCGTCTTGCGATGAGGAGGTTCGGTTTTGGCTGAATGCGACTCAATTAAAAGACCGCTCGTTGTGGCAACCGGGATGGCAAACGTTGCAGGAGATTAAAGAAAATAAGCAAGATAATCCTTTGGAGGAAGTCTGA
- the glgA gene encoding glycogen synthase GlgA, with amino-acid sequence MKILFVAAEAAPLAKVGGMGDVVGALPKVLRKKGHDVRVFMPYYGFLPDKIDIPEQPIWESTAMFQEFEIYQTYLPKSDVPLYLFGHPSFSGRNVYFGEDESWRFTLFANAAAEFSWNYWRPNIVHCHDWHAGMLPVWLHETPDINTVFTIHNLAYQGPWRWYLDQITWCPWYMEGHNTMAAAVQFANKVTTVSPTYAEQIKTSEYGENLEGLLSYVSGKSIGILNGIDTESYNPETDRYLYQNFNADTLDKRPINKVSLQEETGLEVNKGTLLIGMVSRLVEQKGIDLALQILDRFMAYTDAQFVLLGTGDRYYETQMWELASRYRGRVSVQLLYNDALARRIYAGCDAFLMPSRFEPCGISQMLAMRYGCIPIVRRTGGLVDTVSFHDPNKEVGTGYCFDRYEPLDLFSCMIKTLEGFRYKEYWKRLQQRAMGQNYSWDLSADQYIQVYEEIFPDAPPPVLPEPVSKTTEDPAVPTPQALSSPTEPTTEKTV; translated from the coding sequence ATGAAGATTTTATTTGTTGCCGCAGAAGCCGCACCGTTGGCTAAAGTAGGTGGTATGGGTGATGTTGTCGGCGCTCTACCCAAAGTATTGCGAAAAAAAGGGCATGATGTTCGCGTCTTCATGCCATACTATGGGTTTTTACCGGACAAAATAGATATCCCAGAACAACCGATTTGGGAATCAACAGCAATGTTCCAAGAGTTTGAGATTTATCAAACCTACTTACCCAAATCAGATGTTCCGTTATATTTGTTCGGGCATCCTTCCTTTTCGGGGCGGAATGTTTATTTTGGAGAGGATGAAAGCTGGCGGTTTACCTTATTTGCCAATGCTGCTGCTGAGTTTTCTTGGAATTACTGGCGGCCGAATATTGTCCATTGCCACGATTGGCACGCCGGAATGCTTCCGGTTTGGTTGCACGAAACTCCGGATATCAATACGGTCTTTACCATTCACAATTTAGCCTATCAAGGGCCCTGGCGCTGGTATTTAGACCAAATTACCTGGTGTCCCTGGTATATGGAAGGCCATAATACCATGGCTGCGGCGGTGCAATTTGCGAATAAAGTCACTACGGTTTCGCCCACCTATGCCGAACAAATTAAAACCTCGGAATATGGGGAGAATTTAGAGGGTTTGCTCTCTTACGTTAGCGGTAAAAGTATCGGTATTCTGAATGGAATTGATACGGAAAGTTATAATCCGGAAACCGATCGCTATTTGTACCAGAATTTTAATGCCGATACCTTAGATAAGCGTCCGATTAATAAGGTTTCTTTGCAAGAAGAAACAGGTCTGGAAGTGAATAAAGGTACGTTGCTCATTGGTATGGTCTCTCGCTTGGTCGAACAGAAAGGAATTGACCTGGCTCTGCAAATTCTCGACCGGTTTATGGCCTATACGGATGCTCAGTTTGTCCTGCTCGGAACCGGCGATCGCTATTATGAAACTCAGATGTGGGAGCTGGCCTCTCGCTATCGCGGCCGTGTCTCGGTTCAGTTGCTCTACAATGATGCTCTAGCGCGGCGAATCTATGCCGGATGCGATGCGTTCCTCATGCCTTCTCGCTTCGAGCCTTGCGGGATTAGCCAAATGCTGGCCATGCGCTACGGTTGCATTCCCATCGTCCGCCGCACGGGAGGGTTGGTCGATACCGTCAGTTTCCACGATCCGAATAAAGAGGTCGGTACGGGATATTGTTTCGATCGCTACGAGCCTTTGGATCTATTCAGTTGCATGATCAAAACCTTAGAAGGATTTCGCTACAAGGAATATTGGAAAAGGCTGCAACAGCGAGCCATGGGGCAAAATTACAGTTGGGATCTCTCTGCCGACCAATACATTCAAGTCTATGAGGAAATCTTCCCCGATGCTCCTCCTCCTGTACTCCCAGAACCGGTCTCTAAAACCACGGAAGATCCCGCAGTACCTACGCCTCAAGCGTTGTCTTCCCCTACAGAACCGACGACCGAAAAAACTGTATAG
- a CDS encoding Uma2 family endonuclease, whose translation MTLAIDRLRQQEQLDVRQFLNNYGGDNRYELIDGEVFDVEPTGEHEEIAAFITRKICVQIDRNNLPWLVLQRGLFRPSDATMTAFRPDVLAVDRNELIKEPLWSEQSILTRGSSIKFIAEVVSSNWQNDYARKAEDYAAVGIREYWIADYAGLGGIRYIGKPKQPTLSIGILANGEYQMEIFRGAQVISSLTFPNLRLTAEEILNAGDGRHGDR comes from the coding sequence ATGACCCTTGCTATCGATCGACTCCGACAACAGGAACAGCTGGATGTTCGCCAGTTTCTTAACAACTATGGTGGCGATAATCGCTACGAACTGATTGATGGAGAAGTTTTCGACGTGGAACCCACCGGAGAGCATGAAGAAATTGCCGCATTTATTACCAGGAAAATTTGCGTCCAAATCGATCGAAATAACTTACCTTGGTTAGTACTGCAACGAGGATTATTTCGTCCTTCCGATGCAACAATGACTGCCTTTCGTCCCGATGTTTTGGCGGTCGATCGCAACGAACTTATCAAAGAGCCTTTATGGTCGGAACAATCGATTTTAACGCGCGGCAGTTCCATTAAATTTATCGCGGAAGTCGTCAGCAGTAATTGGCAAAATGACTATGCTCGAAAAGCAGAAGACTATGCCGCTGTCGGAATTCGAGAATACTGGATTGCCGACTATGCTGGATTGGGCGGGATTCGCTATATTGGCAAACCCAAACAACCCACCCTTTCAATTGGGATTCTAGCAAATGGAGAATATCAAATGGAAATCTTTCGAGGCGCGCAAGTTATCTCTTCTCTAACGTTTCCTAATTTAAGATTAACTGCCGAGGAAATTTTAAATGCAGGCGACGGCCGCCATGGCGATCGATAA
- the gor gene encoding glutathione-disulfide reductase — protein sequence MSYDFDLFAIGGGSGGIATARRAAGYGAKVGIAECDRLGGTCVNRGCIPKKLMVYASHFPKMMEESQGYGWSDVESTLNWEKMVAAVNGEVTRLNGIYQGMLDKSEVKLFSGYAEFVDAHTIKIGEETITAEKILIAVGGIPVKPDIPGIEHTLISDEIFNLPEQPKRLIILGGGYIGVEFAGIFHGLGSEVIQVIRREHILNGFDGDIREHVQSEMQRHGIRILNKSTIKNITKTDSGLEVTITGENKEETVIVDAVGLSATGRKPNLEKLGLENAGVAVEKGAIAVDEYSQTNVEHIYAVGDCTDRVNLTPVAIGEGRAFADTHFGGQSRQMTYDNIPTAVFSQPEAGTVGLTEAEAREKYGDNVRVYRAKFRPLYHTVSGGEDRTLMKLIVHTETDKVLGAHMVGEHAGEIIQGVAIAVKMGATKANFDATVGIHPSSAEEFVTMR from the coding sequence ATGAGTTACGATTTCGACTTATTCGCGATCGGGGGCGGTTCCGGCGGAATTGCGACAGCTCGCAGAGCCGCAGGATACGGAGCTAAAGTAGGAATTGCAGAATGCGATCGCCTGGGCGGAACCTGCGTGAACCGGGGATGCATTCCAAAAAAACTGATGGTTTATGCCTCCCATTTTCCCAAGATGATGGAAGAAAGTCAAGGGTATGGTTGGAGCGACGTTGAAAGTACTTTGAACTGGGAAAAAATGGTTGCGGCCGTTAATGGGGAAGTAACTCGCTTGAATGGAATTTATCAAGGAATGTTGGATAAATCCGAGGTAAAACTGTTCTCCGGTTATGCCGAATTTGTCGATGCTCATACGATTAAAATTGGCGAGGAAACGATAACGGCAGAGAAAATCTTAATTGCCGTGGGTGGAATTCCCGTAAAACCGGATATTCCGGGCATCGAACATACCCTAATCTCCGATGAAATCTTTAACTTACCAGAACAACCAAAGCGGCTGATTATTCTCGGCGGCGGCTATATTGGCGTCGAATTTGCCGGTATTTTTCACGGCTTAGGTTCCGAGGTTATTCAAGTTATTCGTCGCGAACATATCTTGAATGGATTTGATGGAGATATTCGCGAGCACGTGCAATCAGAAATGCAGCGCCACGGTATCCGGATTTTAAATAAGAGTACGATTAAAAACATTACCAAAACCGATAGCGGATTGGAAGTCACCATTACCGGTGAAAATAAGGAAGAAACCGTTATTGTCGATGCCGTTGGACTTTCGGCCACCGGACGCAAACCGAACTTGGAGAAACTTGGTTTAGAGAACGCAGGAGTCGCCGTCGAAAAGGGTGCGATCGCTGTTGACGAGTACAGTCAAACTAATGTGGAGCATATCTACGCTGTCGGAGATTGCACCGATCGCGTAAACTTAACTCCAGTCGCTATTGGGGAAGGTCGTGCTTTTGCCGATACTCATTTTGGCGGTCAATCTCGACAAATGACTTATGATAATATTCCCACCGCTGTTTTCTCGCAACCAGAAGCGGGAACGGTTGGTTTAACTGAAGCAGAAGCGCGAGAGAAATATGGCGACAATGTTCGAGTTTATCGAGCGAAATTTAGACCGCTATATCATACCGTTAGCGGTGGCGAAGATCGGACTTTGATGAAACTCATCGTCCATACCGAAACCGATAAAGTTCTCGGCGCTCATATGGTGGGCGAACATGCCGGAGAAATTATTCAAGGCGTGGCGATCGCGGTTAAAATGGGAGCAACGAAAGCGAACTTTGATGCGACAGTTGGCATCCATCCCAGTTCGGCGGAAGAATTTGTCACCATGCGCTAA